Proteins from one Stenotrophomonas aracearum genomic window:
- the ybgF gene encoding tol-pal system protein YbgF, which yields MGIKTLMLVVAAALVAAAPAQAQRQSLADRVGALEQQAYNNSSNQDLLNQVTQLRQQMQQLQSTVEQLQHENAQLKQTSQDQYLDLDGRLNRIEGGSAPILPAAPAPNAPAAAPKPAVPAAAATERPPSVHGDPGSLAASGDERTAYNVAFDSLKAGRYDDSAQLFLSFLELYPNGVYTPNALYWLGESYYATRNFPLAEAQFRDLLARYPTHDKASGGLLKVGLSQYGEGRIDEAQATLEQVVNTYPGSDAARTAQDRLQAIRLGQQIR from the coding sequence ATTGGCATCAAAACCTTGATGCTGGTCGTTGCGGCAGCCCTCGTGGCTGCCGCACCGGCGCAGGCCCAGCGACAGAGCCTGGCCGACCGCGTTGGCGCGCTCGAACAGCAGGCCTACAACAACAGTTCCAACCAGGATCTGTTGAACCAGGTCACCCAGCTGCGTCAGCAGATGCAGCAGCTGCAGAGCACCGTCGAGCAGCTCCAGCACGAAAACGCCCAGTTGAAGCAGACCTCGCAGGACCAGTATTTGGACCTGGACGGGCGTCTGAACCGTATTGAAGGGGGCAGCGCCCCGATTCTGCCGGCCGCTCCGGCCCCGAATGCACCCGCTGCTGCACCCAAGCCCGCCGTACCGGCAGCGGCCGCCACCGAGCGGCCGCCTTCCGTACACGGCGACCCGGGCAGCCTGGCCGCCAGCGGCGACGAGCGCACTGCCTACAATGTCGCCTTCGATTCGCTCAAGGCCGGCAGGTACGACGACTCCGCGCAGCTGTTCCTGAGCTTCCTGGAGCTGTACCCGAACGGCGTCTACACCCCCAATGCCCTGTACTGGCTGGGTGAAAGCTACTACGCCACCCGCAATTTCCCGCTCGCCGAGGCGCAGTTCCGCGACCTCCTGGCGCGCTACCCGACCCACGACAAGGCCTCTGGTGGCCTGCTGAAGGTCGGTCTTTCGCAGTATGGCGAAGGCAGGATCGACGAAGCCCAGGCCACCCTGGAGCAGGTCGTCAACACCTATCCCGGCTCGGACGCCGCGCGCACCGCGCAGGACCGCCTGCAGGCCATCCGCCTCGGCCAGCAGATCCGCTGA
- the queE gene encoding 7-carboxy-7-deazaguanine synthase QueE: protein MTTTTPDAVATPSEIVQSPLPRLKITEIFTSLQGEADAAGWPTVFVRLTGCPLRCTYCDTAYAFHGGTWWDIDAIVAEVLAQGVQHVCVTGGEPLAQKRCLVLLEKLCEAGMDVSLETSGALDVSGVDPRVSRVVDLKTPGSGEMARNRLENLPLLTRRDQIKFVLCSRDDYEWARAMVREHRLNERSMVLFSPSKGQVTPRELADWIVEDRLPVRFQMQLHKLLWDDEPGR from the coding sequence ATGACCACCACTACGCCCGACGCCGTCGCCACCCCGAGCGAGATCGTGCAATCCCCGCTGCCGCGCCTGAAGATCACCGAGATCTTCACCTCGCTGCAGGGCGAAGCCGATGCCGCCGGCTGGCCGACCGTGTTCGTGCGCCTGACCGGCTGCCCGCTGCGCTGCACCTACTGCGACACCGCCTACGCCTTCCACGGCGGCACCTGGTGGGACATCGACGCGATCGTGGCCGAGGTGCTGGCCCAGGGCGTGCAGCACGTCTGCGTGACCGGTGGCGAGCCGCTGGCGCAGAAGCGCTGCCTGGTGCTGCTGGAGAAGCTGTGCGAGGCCGGCATGGACGTCTCGCTGGAGACCTCGGGCGCACTGGATGTCAGCGGCGTGGACCCGCGCGTCTCTCGCGTGGTCGACCTCAAGACGCCCGGCTCCGGCGAGATGGCGCGCAACCGGCTGGAAAACCTGCCGCTGCTGACCCGCCGCGACCAGATCAAGTTCGTGCTGTGCAGCCGCGACGACTACGAATGGGCACGCGCGATGGTACGCGAGCACCGCTTGAACGAGCGCAGCATGGTGCTGTTCTCGCCCAGCAAGGGCCAGGTCACGCCGCGCGAGCTGGCCGACTGGATCGTCGAAGACCGCTTGCCCGTACGCTTCCAGATGCAGCTGCACAAGCTTCTGTGGGACGACGAGCCGGGCCGCTGA
- the pal gene encoding peptidoglycan-associated lipoprotein Pal, with product MNKTSRVLLVSLLSVAVLAGCSKKVKEAPEAPVDTGSTTQPTGPSTSGLYGPGDLDTDACLRQRVVLFDLDQEAIKPEFQAQMACHAKYLRDRPSARMTLQGHTDERGSRAYNQALGERRGNAVSSALQANGGSASQITVVSYGEERPVCTESNEGCWSQNRRVEIVYTAQ from the coding sequence ATGAACAAGACCTCCCGCGTTTTGCTTGTCTCCCTGTTGTCCGTGGCCGTCCTGGCCGGTTGCTCCAAGAAGGTCAAGGAAGCTCCGGAAGCTCCGGTTGACACCGGCAGCACCACCCAGCCGACCGGCCCGTCGACCTCCGGCCTGTACGGCCCGGGCGACCTGGACACCGACGCCTGCCTGCGCCAGCGCGTTGTGCTGTTCGACCTGGACCAGGAAGCGATCAAGCCGGAGTTCCAGGCCCAGATGGCCTGCCACGCCAAGTACCTGCGTGACCGTCCGTCGGCCCGCATGACCCTGCAGGGCCACACCGACGAGCGCGGTTCGCGCGCGTACAACCAGGCCCTGGGCGAGCGTCGTGGCAATGCCGTGTCCTCGGCTCTGCAGGCCAACGGTGGTTCGGCCAGCCAGATCACCGTCGTGTCCTACGGTGAAGAGCGTCCGGTCTGCACCGAGTCGAACGAAGGTTGCTGGTCGCAGAACCGTCGCGTCGAAATCGTCTACACCGCGCAGTAA